A window from Pseudomonas moraviensis encodes these proteins:
- a CDS encoding methyl-accepting chemotaxis protein codes for MSLRNLNIAPRAFLGFAFIALLVIVLGVFAVSRMTVIRQASIDMDTNQLPSVTHLSVVTENVLRMRILSFRVLVNREPASLQEAETRIAVLVDKVRKAQASYAALPAGPDERAVFQTFSTTLDNYLQAQNRMLELSRQGDLEAMRALINTRIKEGTDQMGEQLNKLIGMNTAGARAAAIQAGENYDSAITGIIIVAVIAALATVLLAWLLTRSIVTPLNRAVLAAQTIAGGNLSKAIEVDGKDEPARLLEALAAMQTNLRKTIEQIAGSATQLGAAAEELSAVTEEASRGLQQQNNEIEQAATAVNEMTAAVEEVARNAVSTSEASNQSTHAAREGRDQVVKTVDAIQTMTHDVQNTAQMIEGLAAQGRDIGKVLDVIRAIAEQTNLLALNAAIEAARAGEAGRGFAVVADEVRALAHRTAQSTQEIEKMVAGIQNGTGEAVSSMQQSNQRTQSTLEMARAAGVALEQITQSIHQINERNLVIASASEEQAQVSREVDRNLVNIRDLATQSAAGANQTSAATHELSRLAVDLNAMVARFVI; via the coding sequence ATGTCCCTGCGTAACCTCAATATCGCGCCCCGTGCGTTCCTCGGTTTTGCCTTTATCGCCTTGCTGGTGATCGTCCTCGGCGTGTTCGCCGTCAGCCGCATGACGGTCATTCGTCAGGCGTCGATCGATATGGACACCAACCAATTGCCCAGCGTGACCCACCTCAGCGTGGTCACGGAAAACGTCCTGCGCATGCGCATTCTCTCGTTCCGTGTGCTGGTCAATCGCGAACCGGCCAGCTTGCAAGAAGCAGAAACCCGCATCGCTGTGCTGGTCGACAAGGTGCGCAAAGCCCAGGCCAGCTACGCCGCGCTGCCGGCAGGCCCTGACGAGCGCGCAGTCTTCCAGACGTTTTCGACCACCCTCGATAATTACCTGCAAGCGCAGAACCGGATGCTTGAGCTGTCGCGCCAGGGCGATCTGGAAGCGATGCGTGCGTTGATCAACACGCGCATCAAGGAAGGCACCGATCAAATGGGCGAGCAGCTCAACAAATTGATCGGCATGAATACGGCCGGGGCCAGAGCGGCGGCCATCCAGGCCGGTGAGAACTATGACAGCGCCATCACCGGGATCATCATCGTTGCCGTGATCGCCGCGCTGGCCACCGTGCTGCTCGCCTGGTTGCTGACCCGCAGCATCGTCACGCCACTCAACCGCGCAGTGCTCGCCGCGCAGACAATTGCCGGCGGCAACCTGAGCAAAGCCATCGAAGTCGACGGCAAGGATGAACCGGCGCGTCTGCTCGAAGCCTTGGCCGCGATGCAGACCAACCTGCGCAAAACCATCGAACAGATTGCCGGCTCTGCCACGCAACTGGGCGCCGCTGCCGAGGAGCTCAGTGCCGTCACCGAAGAAGCTTCCCGTGGCTTGCAGCAGCAGAATAATGAAATCGAACAAGCCGCCACTGCCGTCAACGAGATGACCGCTGCGGTGGAAGAAGTCGCGCGCAACGCCGTGTCGACTTCCGAAGCCTCCAATCAGTCGACCCACGCCGCCCGCGAAGGGCGCGATCAAGTGGTGAAAACCGTCGACGCGATCCAGACCATGACCCACGACGTGCAGAACACCGCGCAGATGATCGAAGGTCTCGCCGCGCAAGGTCGCGACATTGGCAAAGTGCTGGACGTGATTCGCGCCATCGCCGAGCAGACCAACCTGTTGGCACTCAACGCGGCCATCGAAGCGGCCCGTGCCGGGGAAGCCGGGCGTGGCTTCGCCGTGGTGGCGGACGAGGTACGGGCACTGGCCCATCGCACCGCGCAGTCGACTCAGGAAATCGAAAAAATGGTCGCAGGCATCCAGAACGGCACGGGTGAAGCGGTCTCATCGATGCAGCAAAGCAATCAGCGCACCCAGTCCACCCTGGAAATGGCCCGCGCGGCCGGCGTGGCGCTGGAGCAGATCACTCAATCGATTCATCAGATCAACGAACGCAACCTGGTCATCGCCAGTGCGTCAGAAGAGCAGGCGCAGGTCTCGCGGGAAGTCGATCGCAACCTGGTCAACATCCGCGATCTGGCCACACAATCGGC